One part of the Thiomicrospira cyclica ALM1 genome encodes these proteins:
- a CDS encoding DUF1365 domain-containing protein: MASCFYFGKVMHRRKQPIEYQFKYQAASIKIDIDQFEHEAKNHSLLSFNRFNLLSAHTKDHGSRDGTPWRQWFTGLLAEYDLAEPKKIELICHPRILGYAFNPLAMWYAYDEQNRLYAIVAEVSNTFGQWHHYVLKVPNNSQQNKQTLESRADKIFHVSPFIDMNAQYHFKLEAPKASFNIFIKETQNEKTFFYASQDGQHAKLSTANLLRVAGLAPFRMFKVIALIHWWALKIWLLGGTFHPTPQHLREVRYSHSEMKSC; this comes from the coding sequence ATGGCGTCATGTTTCTATTTTGGCAAGGTCATGCATCGGCGTAAACAGCCAATTGAGTATCAATTTAAGTACCAGGCGGCTAGTATCAAGATTGACATTGATCAATTTGAGCATGAAGCAAAAAATCACTCATTACTGAGTTTTAACCGATTTAATCTTCTCAGTGCTCACACCAAAGACCACGGTTCACGGGATGGCACACCCTGGCGTCAGTGGTTTACTGGTCTGCTCGCAGAGTACGACTTAGCAGAACCCAAAAAAATAGAACTGATTTGCCACCCACGAATTCTCGGTTACGCGTTTAACCCACTCGCAATGTGGTATGCCTATGATGAACAAAACAGGTTATATGCAATTGTTGCGGAAGTTAGTAATACTTTTGGTCAATGGCATCACTATGTCTTAAAAGTTCCAAATAACAGTCAACAAAACAAACAAACATTAGAATCTCGTGCCGATAAAATCTTTCACGTTTCGCCATTTATCGACATGAACGCCCAGTACCATTTCAAATTAGAGGCGCCAAAAGCGTCTTTTAATATCTTTATTAAAGAAACACAGAACGAAAAAACCTTTTTTTATGCCAGTCAAGATGGACAACACGCCAAACTTTCGACCGCAAACCTGCTTAGAGTTGCTGGTCTTGCCCCCTTTCGAATGTTCAAGGTGATTGCACTAATTCATTGGTGGGCACTAAAGATCTGGTTGCTAGGTGGCACTTTTCACCCCACGCCACAACACCTTCGCGAAGTGCGTTACAGTCATTCGGAGATGAAATCATGTTAA
- a CDS encoding NAD(P)/FAD-dependent oxidoreductase, whose protein sequence is MSDSKSQKVAIIGSGISGIASAWFLSQTHQVTLFEKEARLGGHTNTVDFEHDGKKHAVDTGFIVYNEPNYPLLTAMFKYLHIHTAETDMSFAVSIDQGRLEYAGNNLNTLFAQRKNLFSLTHWKMIREILRFNKQAKKDLHHLDHDMSLGDYLTKHKFSSSMQQDYLLPMAAAIWSCPTETMLKFPVQSFLQFFNNHGLLNVNDRPQWKTVKNGARHYIDAIKKHATFDIIHQAAKEVKPKSSDQDQVVIYTADGKEHHFDQVIFACHGDQTYQLLNHHPDFGLMANFKFQPNQAWLHTDETLMPQIRSAWASWNYLSDLNQDQKRAVAVTYWMNQLQPLKTETPILVTLNPTREPDPTKVIAQFEYDHPVFDEGAMMAQKELEGIQGHLGCWFAGAYTGYGFHEDGLRSAARIARLWQLPLPWEHY, encoded by the coding sequence ATGTCCGATTCAAAATCACAAAAAGTAGCGATTATTGGTAGCGGTATTAGCGGTATTGCAAGCGCTTGGTTTTTGAGCCAAACTCACCAAGTTACCTTATTTGAAAAAGAAGCGCGCTTAGGTGGCCATACCAATACAGTTGACTTCGAACATGATGGTAAAAAACATGCCGTTGATACCGGTTTCATCGTTTACAACGAGCCAAATTATCCCTTGCTCACCGCTATGTTTAAATACTTACACATTCACACGGCTGAAACCGATATGAGCTTTGCTGTGTCTATTGACCAGGGACGATTAGAGTATGCAGGCAACAACTTAAACACCTTATTTGCGCAACGAAAAAATCTTTTTTCACTGACACATTGGAAAATGATTCGCGAAATTTTACGTTTTAACAAGCAAGCCAAAAAAGATTTGCACCACCTTGATCATGATATGAGTCTTGGCGACTATCTCACCAAACACAAATTTAGCTCTAGTATGCAACAGGACTACCTGCTCCCAATGGCTGCGGCTATTTGGTCCTGCCCAACCGAAACCATGCTGAAATTTCCAGTACAGAGTTTTCTACAGTTCTTCAACAACCACGGCTTGCTTAATGTTAATGACCGTCCACAATGGAAAACCGTTAAAAACGGTGCTCGACACTATATTGATGCCATAAAGAAACACGCAACATTTGACATTATTCACCAAGCCGCTAAAGAGGTTAAACCAAAATCTTCCGATCAGGATCAGGTTGTTATTTATACCGCTGACGGTAAAGAGCATCACTTTGATCAAGTCATCTTTGCATGCCATGGCGACCAAACCTACCAGTTGCTCAATCATCACCCTGACTTTGGATTGATGGCCAACTTTAAATTTCAACCTAACCAGGCCTGGTTACACACAGACGAAACTTTAATGCCACAAATACGTTCTGCTTGGGCTTCCTGGAACTACTTAAGCGATCTCAATCAAGACCAGAAACGTGCCGTTGCGGTTACTTATTGGATGAACCAGCTCCAACCACTTAAAACGGAAACTCCGATTTTAGTCACTCTCAACCCCACCCGTGAACCTGATCCAACAAAGGTGATTGCCCAGTTTGAATACGACCACCCGGTATTTGATGAAGGTGCAATGATGGCGCAAAAAGAACTTGAGGGCATTCAAGGTCATCTGGGCTGTTGGTTTGCAGGTGCTTATACCGGCTATGGTTTTCATGAAGATGGTTTACGCAGTGCGGCACGCATCGCACGGCTCTGGCAACTACCGCTACCTTGGGAACATTATTAA